The proteins below come from a single Rhodanobacter sp. LX-99 genomic window:
- the ubiB gene encoding ubiquinone biosynthesis regulatory protein kinase UbiB translates to MTPLKVVPRLLRVASVLLAYRLDELVDAAHLYRPLKLLRPLVARPRIDIRGLPRGARLRHALTELGPIFVKAGQVLSTRRDLVPADIADELALLQDQVAPFPGSAARAIVEQELKSPIGRLCAQFDETPLASASIAQVHAATLHDGREVVVKVLRPGIDAQIARDVKLLRSLGELAQRWHPNADKIRPLDVVAEVEKMLENELDLQREGASASLLKRNFDSGVDLYVPAVHWELTSARVLTLERVHGISSDDIAAIDAAGLDRKALAAKGVRVFYEQVFRDNFFHADAHPGNIWVDPTHTGEPRFIALDFGIMGSLPEADQYWLAQNFIALFERDYARIAQLHVAAGWMPADVRLDELEAAVRTVCEPYFTRPLSQISLAELVVKLFQTARRFELTLQPQLILLQKTLLNIEGVGRMLDPEIDIWAVAHPVLKRILRERYSPLRTLREVRKRLPEWLHEAPQFPELVRDALRQIGRGEQRALSDPAALKLLRENAQRQHKLLACGLLGGALLIGAALLWTSAPQHGIWPPLCAGIAGLLAFAIGWPRSR, encoded by the coding sequence CGACGAACTGGTCGACGCCGCCCATCTGTACCGCCCGCTGAAGCTGCTGCGGCCGCTGGTGGCGCGCCCGCGCATCGACATCCGCGGCCTGCCGCGCGGCGCCCGCCTGCGCCATGCGCTGACCGAACTCGGTCCGATCTTCGTCAAGGCCGGCCAGGTGCTGTCGACCCGCCGCGACCTGGTGCCGGCCGACATCGCCGACGAACTGGCCCTGCTGCAGGACCAGGTCGCGCCGTTCCCCGGCAGCGCGGCGCGCGCGATCGTCGAGCAGGAACTGAAATCGCCGATTGGCCGTCTATGCGCCCAATTCGACGAAACGCCGCTGGCTTCCGCCTCGATCGCCCAGGTGCACGCCGCCACCCTGCACGACGGCCGCGAAGTGGTGGTGAAGGTGCTGCGCCCCGGCATCGACGCGCAGATCGCCCGCGACGTGAAGCTGCTGCGCTCGCTCGGCGAGCTGGCCCAGCGCTGGCACCCGAACGCCGACAAGATCCGCCCGCTGGATGTGGTGGCCGAAGTCGAGAAGATGCTGGAGAACGAGTTGGACCTGCAGCGCGAAGGCGCCAGCGCCAGCCTGCTCAAGCGCAACTTCGACAGTGGCGTGGACCTCTACGTGCCGGCCGTGCATTGGGAGCTGACCAGCGCACGCGTGCTGACGCTGGAGCGCGTGCACGGCATCAGCAGCGACGACATCGCCGCGATCGACGCCGCCGGGCTCGACCGCAAGGCACTCGCCGCCAAGGGCGTGCGGGTGTTCTACGAACAGGTGTTCCGCGACAACTTCTTCCACGCCGACGCCCACCCCGGCAACATCTGGGTCGACCCCACGCACACCGGCGAGCCGCGCTTCATCGCGCTGGACTTCGGCATCATGGGTTCGCTGCCCGAGGCCGACCAGTACTGGCTGGCGCAGAATTTCATCGCGCTGTTCGAGCGCGACTACGCGCGCATCGCGCAACTGCACGTGGCCGCCGGCTGGATGCCCGCCGACGTGCGCCTGGACGAGCTGGAAGCGGCGGTGCGCACGGTGTGCGAGCCGTACTTCACCCGCCCGCTGTCGCAGATCTCGCTGGCCGAGCTGGTGGTGAAGCTGTTCCAGACCGCGCGCCGCTTCGAGCTGACCCTGCAGCCGCAGCTGATCCTGCTGCAGAAGACCCTGCTCAACATCGAAGGCGTCGGCCGCATGCTCGATCCGGAGATCGACATCTGGGCGGTGGCGCACCCGGTGCTGAAACGCATCCTGCGCGAACGCTACAGCCCGCTGCGCACCCTGCGCGAGGTGCGCAAACGGCTGCCGGAATGGCTGCACGAGGCACCGCAGTTCCCCGAGCTGGTGCGCGATGCCTTGCGCCAGATCGGCCGCGGCGAGCAGCGCGCGCTGAGCGACCCGGCGGCGCTCAAGCTGCTGCGCGAGAACGCCCAGCGCCAGCACAAGCTGCTTGCCTGCGGCCTGCTCGGCGGCGCACTGTTGATCGGCGCGGCCCTGCTGTGGACATCGGCGCCGCAACACGGCATCTGGCCGCCGCTGTGCGCCGGCATCGCCGGGCTGCTGGCATTCGCGATCGGCTGGCCGCGCTCACGCTGA
- a CDS encoding NAD-dependent epimerase/dehydratase family protein has translation MHVLITGGAGFIGSHLVALHLAQGHKVHVVDDLSTGLRANLAPFEASPNFRFDEADMLTWPLLQQAAAWADRVYHLAAVVGVYRVIAEPTRVLATNIAACERLFRTIAASGWQPQVVVASSSEVYGHRHAELLTEDMDLSVSTRAGTRWNYSVSKIADEALALSYSQKFGIPVVVARFFNTIGPRQTGRYGMVVPRFVEQAVRGEPITVYGDGEQTRSFCDARDNVRALDLLASREGGDALVANVGNDREISMNALAELIRERADSDSPISHVPYLQAYGEDFEDIQRRRPDLTRLRTLTDFQHRYALEDTLDELIRERRIALTGTEHGHRPLVCHQS, from the coding sequence ATGCACGTGTTGATCACGGGCGGGGCCGGTTTTATCGGCTCCCATCTGGTAGCGCTGCACCTCGCGCAAGGGCACAAGGTCCACGTGGTGGACGACTTGTCGACCGGCTTGCGCGCCAACCTGGCGCCTTTCGAGGCGTCGCCGAACTTCCGCTTCGACGAGGCGGACATGCTCACCTGGCCGCTGCTGCAGCAGGCCGCCGCCTGGGCAGACCGCGTCTATCATCTCGCCGCCGTGGTCGGCGTGTACCGCGTGATCGCCGAGCCGACGCGCGTGCTCGCCACCAACATCGCCGCCTGCGAACGGTTGTTCCGCACCATCGCCGCCAGCGGCTGGCAACCGCAGGTGGTGGTGGCCTCCAGCTCCGAGGTCTACGGCCACCGCCATGCGGAACTGCTGACCGAGGACATGGACCTCAGCGTGTCCACCCGCGCCGGCACACGCTGGAACTATTCGGTCAGCAAGATCGCCGACGAGGCACTGGCCCTGTCCTACTCGCAGAAGTTCGGCATCCCGGTGGTGGTGGCGCGCTTCTTCAACACCATCGGGCCGCGCCAGACCGGACGCTACGGCATGGTCGTGCCGCGTTTCGTGGAGCAGGCGGTACGCGGCGAGCCGATCACGGTGTACGGCGACGGCGAACAGACCCGTTCGTTCTGCGACGCGCGCGACAACGTGCGCGCGCTCGACCTGCTTGCTTCGCGCGAAGGCGGCGACGCGCTGGTGGCGAACGTCGGCAACGACCGCGAAATCAGCATGAACGCACTGGCCGAGCTGATCCGCGAGCGCGCCGACAGCGACTCGCCGATCAGCCATGTGCCGTACCTGCAGGCCTACGGCGAGGATTTCGAAGACATCCAGCGGCGCCGGCCGGACCTGACCCGGTTGCGCACGCTGACCGATTTCCAGCACCGCTACGCGCTGGAAGACACGCTCGACGAGCTCATCCGCGAACGACGCATCGCCCTCACAGGGACAGAACATGGCCACCGCCCCCTGGTTTGTCATCAGTCCTAA
- the arfB gene encoding alternative ribosome rescue aminoacyl-tRNA hydrolase ArfB, with protein sequence MLTISRTLSLPESELIERFLRADGPGGQHVNRTESAVELRFDVINSPSLPEEIRARLLARRDRRLTAEGVLVIQGRRFRDQARNRDDVRERLAEIIRGVLVPPKKRVATKPTRASKERRLVGKQQRGRIKQTRSRKPELE encoded by the coding sequence ATGCTGACCATCAGCCGCACCCTCTCCCTGCCCGAGTCCGAACTGATCGAGCGCTTCCTGCGCGCGGACGGCCCCGGCGGGCAGCACGTGAACCGCACCGAGAGCGCGGTGGAGCTGCGTTTCGACGTGATCAACTCGCCCTCGCTGCCGGAGGAAATCCGCGCGCGCCTGCTGGCGCGGCGTGATCGCCGGCTCACCGCCGAGGGCGTGCTGGTGATCCAGGGGCGCCGCTTCCGCGACCAGGCGCGCAACCGCGACGACGTGCGCGAGCGGCTGGCCGAGATCATCCGCGGCGTGCTGGTGCCGCCGAAGAAACGTGTCGCCACCAAACCCACCCGCGCTTCGAAGGAACGTCGGCTGGTCGGCAAGCAGCAGCGCGGCCGGATCAAGCAGACCCGTTCGCGCAAACCGGAACTCGAATGA
- a CDS encoding pseudouridine synthase, with translation MIDILYQDDALIAVNKPAGLAVHRSKMVGNAEEFLIDLLREQVGDSAYLAHRLDRATSGVLLIARSKEVAAALGEQFMGRAVHKQYLVVVRGWPEPAEGVVDYPLPGSRETGPRREARTHYRRLATVEVPIALGRYPQQRYALLLAEPESGRFRQIRKHLAHIHHPVVGDCQHGRGDHNRLYKQHFGCHRMLLHAWRLRFAHPVTGAAMEIEAPLDDAYAGLLRRFGWALPGVSEEG, from the coding sequence ATGATCGATATCCTCTACCAGGACGACGCGCTGATCGCGGTGAACAAGCCCGCCGGCCTCGCCGTGCATCGTTCGAAGATGGTGGGCAACGCCGAGGAATTCCTGATCGACCTGTTGCGCGAGCAGGTCGGCGACAGCGCGTACCTGGCGCACCGGCTCGATCGCGCCACCAGCGGCGTGCTGCTGATCGCGCGCAGCAAAGAGGTCGCCGCCGCGCTGGGCGAGCAGTTCATGGGCCGCGCGGTACACAAGCAGTACCTGGTGGTGGTGCGCGGCTGGCCGGAACCGGCCGAAGGCGTGGTCGACTACCCGCTGCCCGGCTCGCGCGAAACCGGCCCGCGCCGCGAGGCGCGCACGCACTACCGGCGGCTGGCCACGGTCGAGGTGCCGATCGCGCTGGGCCGCTATCCGCAGCAGCGTTACGCGCTGCTGCTGGCCGAGCCGGAAAGCGGCCGCTTCCGCCAGATCCGCAAGCACCTGGCGCACATCCATCACCCGGTGGTTGGCGATTGCCAGCACGGCCGCGGCGACCACAACCGGCTGTACAAGCAGCATTTCGGCTGCCACCGGATGCTGCTGCATGCGTGGCGGTTGCGCTTCGCACACCCGGTCACGGGTGCCGCGATGGAGATCGAGGCACCGCTGGACGATGCGTATGCCGGACTACTTCGACGCTTCGGCTGGGCATTGCCAGGAGTGAGTGAAGAGGGATGA
- a CDS encoding 1-acyl-sn-glycerol-3-phosphate acyltransferase: MNGHLLTPAQLPPRMPQLRDGWQRRTCRAVLRMAGWSLVGAFPDAPKLVLIAAPHSSWWDGVWGLLIKVAIGADVNFMGKQELFFWPLGGLLRRLGGMPIDRGAAKGVVEQMIDQFRQRDRLWLGIAPEGTRKPVKRWKSGFWRIAHDAGVPIFPVAFHYPDKTIRLGPLFDTSTDMDADLVRLRAFYAPFKGKRRNV, translated from the coding sequence ATGAACGGCCACCTCCTGACTCCCGCCCAACTGCCGCCGCGGATGCCGCAACTGCGCGACGGATGGCAACGCCGCACCTGCCGCGCCGTGCTGCGCATGGCCGGCTGGAGCCTGGTCGGCGCATTTCCCGATGCGCCGAAACTGGTGCTCATCGCCGCCCCGCACTCGTCCTGGTGGGACGGCGTGTGGGGCCTGCTGATCAAGGTGGCGATCGGTGCCGACGTGAACTTCATGGGCAAGCAGGAGCTGTTTTTCTGGCCGCTCGGCGGCCTGCTGCGCCGGCTTGGCGGCATGCCGATCGACCGCGGCGCCGCCAAGGGCGTGGTCGAGCAGATGATCGACCAGTTCCGCCAGCGCGACCGGCTGTGGCTGGGCATCGCGCCGGAAGGCACGCGCAAGCCGGTGAAGCGCTGGAAGAGCGGCTTCTGGCGCATCGCCCACGACGCCGGCGTGCCGATCTTCCCGGTCGCGTTCCACTACCCCGACAAGACCATCCGGCTCGGCCCGCTGTTCGACACCAGCACCGACATGGATGCGGACCTCGTCCGCCTGCGCGCGTTCTACGCGCCGTTCAAGGGCAAGCGCCGCAACGTCTGA
- a CDS encoding glycosyltransferase: MATAPWFVISPNALLSVIGLLRGPDRTVPTPTHDWRTAVVDVVIPAYREAENITHCLVSVARQTLKPRNIIVVDDGSTDATASCAEQVARRLGLDVQVIRRQSSIGKTPTIKRQAREFDADVEFILDGDTFLESPDYIARCVEELYKGVGIASVCGRVLPMRLVDRRTLAATPEYAAVLAGAPFVDPKAARSRLQLMWWGLTNIYRDCLYRFLQGFVFYGQVVFFGGITNPVGCAVAYRREYVKDLFDRYEPQFGDNLTNSEDIFIGFALINQGYRNAQLLDVTARSEEPLATRLPRQISLWSSSFLQSCYYFDALVRSPFKAFARMRRRWHEKRGEHGKHIQELRKIQEPYRQAFGEEVTKRYGRPLGWIIFMSAFEKIGFPTALIVMALLRWWEPLLITLLAESALSLIVLTVISRGERWKVLGKGLLVTPLRYFLMLTEIRTIGQFAIDLWITGNRKWRK; the protein is encoded by the coding sequence ATGGCCACCGCCCCCTGGTTTGTCATCAGTCCTAACGCGCTGCTCAGCGTCATCGGATTGCTGCGCGGTCCGGACCGGACCGTACCGACGCCCACCCACGACTGGCGCACGGCCGTGGTGGACGTGGTCATCCCGGCCTACCGCGAGGCGGAGAACATCACCCACTGCCTGGTGTCGGTGGCGCGGCAGACGCTCAAGCCGCGCAACATCATCGTGGTCGACGACGGCAGCACGGATGCCACGGCCAGCTGCGCCGAGCAGGTGGCGCGGCGGCTGGGGCTCGATGTCCAGGTGATCCGGCGCCAGTCGTCGATCGGCAAGACGCCCACGATCAAGCGCCAGGCGCGCGAATTCGACGCGGACGTGGAGTTCATCCTCGACGGCGACACCTTCCTGGAGTCGCCCGACTACATCGCCCGCTGCGTCGAGGAACTCTACAAGGGCGTCGGTATCGCCTCGGTCTGCGGCCGCGTGCTGCCGATGCGCCTGGTGGACCGCCGCACCCTGGCCGCGACGCCGGAATACGCCGCGGTGCTGGCCGGTGCGCCGTTCGTCGACCCCAAGGCCGCGCGCAGCCGGCTGCAGCTGATGTGGTGGGGTCTGACCAACATCTACCGCGATTGCCTGTACCGCTTCCTGCAGGGCTTCGTGTTCTACGGCCAGGTGGTCTTCTTCGGCGGCATCACCAACCCGGTGGGTTGCGCCGTGGCTTACCGCCGCGAATACGTCAAGGACCTGTTCGACCGCTACGAGCCGCAGTTCGGCGACAACCTGACCAACTCCGAAGACATCTTCATCGGCTTCGCCCTGATCAATCAGGGCTACCGCAACGCCCAGCTGCTGGACGTGACGGCGCGCTCGGAAGAGCCGCTGGCCACGCGACTGCCGCGCCAGATCTCGTTGTGGTCCTCGTCCTTCCTGCAGAGTTGCTACTACTTCGACGCGCTGGTGCGCAGCCCGTTCAAGGCGTTCGCGCGGATGCGCCGGCGCTGGCACGAGAAACGCGGCGAGCACGGCAAGCACATCCAGGAACTGCGCAAGATCCAGGAGCCGTACCGGCAGGCGTTCGGCGAGGAAGTCACGAAACGCTACGGGCGTCCGCTGGGCTGGATCATCTTCATGTCCGCGTTCGAGAAGATCGGCTTCCCCACCGCGCTGATCGTGATGGCCCTGCTGCGCTGGTGGGAACCGCTGCTGATCACCCTGCTGGCGGAGTCGGCGCTGTCGCTGATCGTGCTGACGGTGATCTCCCGAGGCGAGCGCTGGAAGGTTCTGGGCAAGGGCCTGCTAGTGACGCCGCTGCGCTACTTCCTGATGCTGACCGAGATCCGCACGATCGGCCAGTTCGCCATCGACCTGTGGATTACGGGGAACCGCAAATGGCGCAAATGA